The Magallana gigas chromosome 6, xbMagGiga1.1, whole genome shotgun sequence genome includes the window AGGGAATTATACTTATCTTATTTAACCACCTGTttcccattttattttttaccccAGTATAGTTGTGAATGAAATACTATACCTTACataccatttttgttttttacctgAGTTTTGCATGTGCAGGTATGGCTACAATGAGTGGAAAATTTAATAACTATACAGTGTAATAAGTACtaataatggtacatgtacttcatttcGAAGTAGAAATAAGCTTCAACCTTAATAACAAGAGTTGGGATGATATTTTGAGCTGAATTGGTATTAGTTATCATcctttatgaaatataaagatatttgtgTTGCATATAGAAATAACAGAGTTTCATTAAGGAGCTAGAActgctgttttgttttgttggctagtgaatttacatttatatttataagacaTACAGTGTATGCAAACAATCATGCATATTTGGTTTAGTTTAACATTTAAGCTTACTTCTTGTTTTTATCACATTGCTTGTCCATATTATttctaatatttatttttcctgGTAACACCCAAAAGATGAATTTGTTGTGAAATAATGAGTTATTAAACTGTGgttaactgtaaaaaaaaattttgattaattaaatgaataaaataatttatagaatattataaacaaaaatttttacaataatgaGATAGGATTTAGAAAgcctttttaatgataaaattataacaatctTTTCAGGACCTGGACGTAAAGATTCCAAGGAATCCCAGGGGAAACCACAAGCTAATGGAGTTGCACAAGAACGTTTGGCAGAGAAAGATGCTTCAGCACCACGTCCAGTCGGAAGAGGCAGGGGACGAGGGAGAGCCCGAAACAAGGGAGGAAGCACTGGGAACGACCCGGGGAGAGTGAGGACGTACTCTGGAGAGGACCGGCATGTGGAATGTAAGAAAGACCTGCTGGTCATTAAGGTGGACAACACACCAGGAAAGAAATCGGATCAGGTGGAAGTGGAGTACTCTGATGGAGAGAATGAGCCCCATTGTGGAGACCAAGCTGAGGCCCACCAAAAGAAGGCTGGACCTCATGCAGAGGAGTTGTGGTGGGATGAAGAGGGGGATGATATTGGACTGGAACTGCAGGGCATTTCAGCAGAAGATGAAATTTTTGAGCAGAAGGAGCTGTTTGATGATTATCATGAGGATGGATTAGATGGTAAAGGCTGCTTTGAGGATGCTCCCGGACAACCAAGCCAGGGAGACGAGGATGAATGGGAAGATTGTACGACAAGTGAGGATTTCTCGACAGACAGGAGTCAGAGCCAAACATCTGTCTCGGATGATTTAAGCTCTCCTCTTAAGGTCAATCTCAATCCTGATGCACCTGTGTTTACTCCAACTTCCCCTATATCACCAAACCCACTGTCAACAAGATTAAGCAAGGAATTAAAGCTTGAGGAGAAGTCCtctaaacaaaagaaaagcgaaaagaaaaagaaggacAAAGAAGAGGAAACAGAAGAAGAAAATACACAAGAAGAAGAACAAACTTTAGTAGAAGATAAAACCCCAGTAGATGAACAGAAAGCCCCACTGGACAGCAATGAAGATGTTACTGAACATTCCAAAAGTGACTCTGATCACTTAGACTCTGAGAAAATTTCTCCAGTATCAGAGGAACTGGTATCAGCTTCCTCTGAAAAGGAGTCAGAGGGTGGTGTTTCGTCAGAGAAGCCGACTTTGGCAGACTCTGAGACCCCACCAAAGGATCCTGCTGTTAAAGCAGGCAGTAGCCCCCAGGTTGAGGGCACTTCTGACAAATGTCAGACTCAACAAGATCCTCCTGCTGTGAAGGAAACTGAGGAAGAGACAGCTCGAAATGAAGCTGGGAATAACTCCCAGACTGAAGTCGAAGCTGATGTTAAGAACCAGCAAGAAACTAATGCTGAGAATATGGAAGACACAGAGGCAGAAGCCAAAAAAGGTGGGCTTTTACAAGTTACATTAGGTCATACCTGTATATATTTGTCTGatcttaacatttttattagatatcagtacatgtaaaaagcATGAGATATACATTTGAatttcgatatctcgaacactgatatctcgaatacagtGGATATGTCggagtgatttgtaagtcccaaccacttagctttttaagtattttacccttgatatctcgaatactttgatatctcgaagatttaaacagtcccatctagttcgaaaaaaacgaagtttgactgtatttttcATATTCAGTCAAACCTatcgagatatccgagtattcgagatatcaagggtaaaatactaAAAGTTTAAGTCTTTTGGACCTAataatcacttcgacatatccattgtattcaagatatcggTGTTTGAAATACCGAAATTCAACTGTATGTTGATAATGTTATGTGTGTGCATCAGTGCATTTATACATGTTCATAATTAAGGCATAAATCATTACAGAGGAAGATCAGAAGGAGGACAAGGAGGCCACACCCACTCCTCAGGGGGAGGGGGAGGAGAGTGCCTAAATCAGATCAACAGCTGTCCCTCTCTGTAAGTACCCATACCaaaattaaggtcaagatctagtaaatgattccagtctttttggtgctagaaccactatgacgtcataattgatttgaagaatttttttcccgTAGTTTAcgactttaaaggaattatgtagaaaattaaacaatttcttgacattctatgTTAAATCATGATAAAAGTAATCCCTGTtactatattcaatttgacatcattttaaagaggaggtcaagggCTTGTTTAATTCCGTTTTTGGGGAGACTgaaggcattctagatataatttattagtcaaaaatggacaaaactctgaAATTTGTTCCTCAGTTCCttgatatttcattgaaaatgacagtttaaaacatgatttttcattgtgtttaccaaaaattttagccccggtacaccctatcaaacaaagctattgttatgaagcattattgaaagaatttatatcttaaattttatgaacctgtaggcacctttcatttactagatcttgaccttaagttaCCAGTTACTGACTTTATAATGAGTCAaatttttccaggaatttgggGATGACAGTGATCATGTACGAGGTTTGAAAACTCAAAGTACCAGTAGATCTAGGTTAACCATCTAACTAAATATtcaacaaatgtacatgtattaaaataaaatcattatcatCAAGTAAATGCATTAGGTTAGCACTACATTTTATATTAACAAACAAGAAACTCAACTGTGACTGTTCATTCATAACGTGGATATTGAATGGAATTTATCTTTCTTTGATTGTTAGTCACAGGACTTGCATCTGTGGATAAACCCATATACAAATTACTGGCTTTTTGAAAGCAACTTTAGGCAATCTTCATACTTGTGTCAGACATGGTAAAACCAAACAAATTGTACCTAATGTATAAAATTCTGTACTGAAAAAGACAATTTAAGATGACcaacaaatatttgtatttctttagattttatttatttagaccaacctaaatttgttttcttccTTGTTTTTACACAAGTTATTCCTTGATACAAGTTAGTTAATTGACATCAGTAATGAGGATCCATTTTGTTTGCTGCCAATATTCACTGAATCAGTTGTTTGTCTCTTGAACTGTTAACACAAGTGTATTTATAATTTCAGTTGTACGAGAGGTCAGGACAGTTTCCATAGTCATTTTTCGTCAACCATCCATTAGATGGTTATTCAGCGCAAGAAgaacaatattttgaagaaaaaaaatgcacatgtatttgTATGATAGAATAGAAAATGTAACGATCATTATCGGGTCATCCGATTTCTTATTGTTTGATAATGTGTTAAAGTATCAATGGAATTCATTCTTACATAGTAAAAAATACTAATTTGTGGTGTTAAATGTATATCTTAATGATATCATGTAGTTACAGATATAGGTAATTGTACTGTATTGAGGTCAGTTTTATGTAACCAACTGTAATGCATATATAGTCATGCACACATTTTATCACAAAATCTAAGGACAGATTTTTCTGAACTAGTATTGcagaaacagattttttttccattgaaataaatacctgttttatatcaaatcattttttaaagttttttctttCAGCAGACTGGTATATTTCACagtgaatacatgtactttgaataCATATAAAATGGACATGTCTTTGTGAAAATTAATGACAAGATTTGAGAATTGAGTGTCTTTATGCTACTACTGCTGCTATTGATTATTGTGGAGGCAATACTAGTAGCCCCTGTGTTTGAAGTCCAGTGGCACCTGCTACATGCCATACTTCTATCAGGCTCTTGTTGTTGTAAGCTATTGTGTTCTGTGAATCTTTACTGAGACCCTATCCACTAACTTAAAAGATGCTAAAAGTTGTGTGATTAGGGAATGGACTTGgcttttatacatataaacttTTTTGGCTGTATGTTTGAGactaagatacatgtacatgtaccttatctcattctttgaaatttttttggcattagaagttaatttttttccagaagtcatatgaatattttttagtttttgattGGTGCAAAGTTGTACATATTTGTATGAAAAGAGATTCATGTTGGAGATTTTTTAAGTATaattgaacattttaattttgcacatGAACAATGCATTTGGTGCTTTTACAACATATCATTTTCAAAGGATGATCATGTGCATGTTgatatggaataaaaaaaaaatttgcgtgattaaaattttataaattttgagaaaattaattcttcatataattaataatttgcaaattttgttatattatatttttgtttttattttatacattgaaAGTACTTCAGTTGCTTTAGTTTTGTTCCTGAATGTCTTTTCATTTGTCCTTAACTTATTTATGTTTGtgaacttttttaaatatgtatcaCAAAGAATTAATTGaccttttttgttcaaatattcaGTGATCTAGTGTTTTGTTGGTGTGTTATTTATGAAGAATGGGCGTTTTACACAGCTTCATTTTATATTCTTATTGTTTtatagtatatgtattgatgcatatagagaaaaatctaaaaatttaataatatataatatgaaaaaaagaggaaaatttgaagaaaaaaaaggaaaccaAAAATAGGTATATATCTTTGTAAGGATTTGTATGTTCATCATAGATTTGAAAGGTTAACACATTATACTATAGTATCAAATACATTATGATGGGGTGAGATGTCACCCACTATGGGGCTTACTTTAGAATATTTGTGAGATCAGCCTTCGCCCTGGGAAACATTCCCTTTTTTCAGATTGCTTTTGTCAGTGAAAGCTTTATCATTATGagataattagttttaaatattgttaactAAAGATACTTTTTTTACGCATTTGAGAGGCATTGTTCATGATCAAACTCACCATGCGAGATTGATGATAAATAAAACTCGACATCATGTTTctctttgttgttttttctttgaGAGAGTCCGTCAGGGACCAAGAAAATGAGAACAGACCTGAATCAGTAGccatttaacaaaaaaacccttaagtttaattttcatcgtatttaaactaaaaaaaacttcaGATTTTACAGTAACACTACAGAAAAAGGTTGCAAGCTTTCCTCCATGAATACAACAGGTACTGCTCAATGTGAATTTGAGCAGTTGGATGCTTCATTTGGTTGTTTAAGTGGGTTTGAATTTAGCGCCAGCAGGCTTTGTCATTTATTGCTGCCTTCAGAACTCATGAACCACCGATGTTTTTTGCATTTAAAGTTCTCTTTGAATTTGTCATAAGTTTAAATGAAAAGTACAATGAACTAAAAATACTTTATTGATATTATTGATCAGAGAAAGTTACAAGAACAGAATAGTCAAAAAAGTATGTCGAAAATTCTCGCCGTCTTGTTTTCGTTGTTGCCAAAACAATCAATCGATCTTGAAATACTTCACAAAGAGTACAGATTTCAAATGTCAAAGATATATAACGTAAAATTAAGCACGATtcaacaatattatatacatgcatgtgttcTAGTAAACAATGAGCAATGTCACAAAAACTATGACTAATTGGCAAAGGTTTTGGGTTTTTGGTGttgttgtgtgtttttttttgggggggggggggtgcccaTTTGACGTTgagtttgggtttttttttcattcattggTACAATATACATAGGAGAATCACCCCGGATAAAGAGTACATTACATTCTTATTTACCATTTGTAAGCAAACTATAACTGGTTAATATAACATCGACTTTCCATTACATATGGACTGGGAGCACATGACTCTTTCTCAGTTATCCGAAAAGCAAGCATGTACGTACATACTTGTTTAGAGTGAGGGAATGTACGTGCGTGGAAGAGGGTGGATTCTTTCTTTCATTGTTATTACCAAATCTATCATTGTCCTTCATTGCTTATATTAACACTAGGATTGTCTATCATTGCTTATACCGACACTAGGATTGTCTATCATTGCTTATACCGACACTAGGATTGTCTATCATTGCTTATACCGACACTAGGATTGTCTATCATTGCTTATACCGACACTAAGATTGCCCTTCATTGCTTATACCAACTCTATAATTGTCTATCATTGCTTATACCAACACTTGAATAGTCCTGCATTGTTTTTACCAACCCTAGGATTATCTTTCATAGCTTATACCAACTCTATAATTGTCTTTCATTGCTTATTTCAACACTTGAATGGTCCTGCATTGCTTTTACCAACACTACAATTGCCCTTCATTGCTTTTACCAGCTCTACTgtggttttattattattcaagggcatcaataTTCGTGGACAAAGTGAAAAGCACACTTTCAAAGATACTTTAACTCGTTGCTGATGACTACAACAATACAAATTGTAAGTAGAAATTGAACTTCGATGAAcacttaatttcgtggatcaactttaaaacgaaatccacgaaaactggtatataatgaatattggtgaaaccacagtattattGTCCTTCATTGCTTATAACAACACTTGAATGATCCTGCATTACATATACTAACATTTCATTTGTACTTCATTGCTTATACCAACACAAGATTTGTCCTTCATTTCTTTTACCAACACTAGGTTTGTCCTTTAATGATTTTACCAATACTAGGATTGCCCTTAATTGCTTTTACCAACACTAGAATTGTTTTCCATCGCTTATATCATCACTAGAATTGTTCTTTTTTGCTTTTACCAACACTAGAATTGTTCTTCATTGCTTTTACCAACACTAGAATTGTCCTTCATTGCTTTTACCAACACTACAATTGTTCTTTATTGCTTTTACCAACACTAGGATTGTCCTTTATCGCTCTAACCAACACTAGGATTGTCCTTTATTGCTTTAACCAACACTAGGATTGTCCTTTATTGCTTTTACCAACACTAGGATTGCCCTTAATTGCTTTAACCAACACTAGGATTGCCCTTAATTGCTTTTACCAACACTAGAATTGTCCTTCATTGCTTTTACCAACACTAGGATTGTCCTTTATTGTTTTAACCAACACTAGGATTGTCCTTTATTGCTTTTACCAACACTAGGATTGCCCTTAATTGCTTAAACCAACACTAGGATAGCCCTTAATTGCTTTTACCAACACTAGGATTATCCTTTATTGCTTTTACCAACACTAGGATTGTCCTTTATAGCTTTTACCAACACTATAGAATTGTTCTTCATCGCTTATACCAACACTGTAATGGTCCTtcattgcatatatatatatatataacatttaacatacaacatttataaagataacattttactaaaagcagagacataaataacaggtTGGCAACTGATCGAAATTTCACGAAATCTCGCGTCCCTGTTGTAGTGTTCCAAGTTtaaatcagtacatgtatatctttctAATTAATAATTGTATCGAAATATAAGCAGCTAAAACCCattaccaaaacattcaaaatattattttttatgagtttatattatataaacaatattaaaagaggagtCTTAGGAGGCAGTTGGCTACCTGTCGTCCGAGATTTCGCCGATGTTTTAAAGCtaaccaatatattttttatatactaatcgtatttttcaatttgttgttttaaaaatgtctaaaacctatgcatattttttcataaaagcaatatacttttggttttagATCATTATCTCAGTTTGCTAGAATGTAGTTCTTGAAGCAAGGTTGGTCCATTATCTTTTTGtcaatgattaataaaaaaaaatatttttacttttaagaaCGATATACCGTCAAATACTCTGTTTGAAAATGTCTATGTTTG containing:
- the LOC105347042 gene encoding coiled-coil domain-containing protein 9 isoform X6, which codes for MSSQVNANQELFLDILTKEEKEALLTKKMEEIRKKNEALRKRHEEIEAEKRAVSGGAKNAASPRKETKPLPGEETPKESADGKKERPRQPKPAGRGRSPNKGARDAPRAQGPPPDPAYNFLSDRYRHGERQMENPKGEFSRRHPKNYGGEDFGNVKNRMRKERDRQDRGRGGPPRSKMEMSINMTGRERREYVEWKAEREKVDQARIDRQKSASGEWKREWDVKKDEEVAQRVEPGKRPGNLAVVRTNTAGRIGSGRFDRGDRDERPLGPGRKDSKESQGKPQANGVAQERLAEKDASAPRPVGRGRGRGRARNKGGSTGNDPGRVRTYSGEDRHVECKKDLLVIKVDNTPGKKSDQVEVEYSDGENEPHCGDQAEAHQKKAGPHAEELWWDEEGDDIGLELQGISAEDEIFEQKELFDDYHEDGLDGKGCFEDAPGQPSQGDEDEWEDCTTSEDFSTDRSQSQTSVSDDLSSPLKVNLNPDAPVFTPTSPISPNPLSTRLSKELKLEEKSSKQKKSEKKKKDKEEETEEENTQEEEQTLVEDKTPVDEQKAPLDSNEDVTEHSKSDSDHLDSEKISPVSEELVSASSEKESEGGVSSEKPTLADSETPPKDPAVKAGSSPQVEGTSDKCQTQQDPPAVKETEEETARNEAGNNSQTEVEADVKNQQETNAENMEDTEAEAKKEEDQKEDKEATPTPQGEGEESA